The Epilithonimonas zeae genome contains a region encoding:
- a CDS encoding TonB-dependent receptor plug domain-containing protein gives MKLTIPKPCHENWDTMTASKKGKYCEICSKTVRDFTNSSDEELYQEIKLNSNICGNFRDDQLNRNIALSIFGKFAMGLVATVAFSNTTDAQELKTDEEIKRIDFKKGFSGLRKVNDTIGVSGWLGMPSKEDIESTQPRIFLDGFRISEDKMKKLNQENIESVKILDEKSATAIYGEKAKYGAVVITSKKIKSKAK, from the coding sequence ATGAAACTAACGATTCCAAAACCGTGTCACGAAAACTGGGACACAATGACGGCGAGCAAAAAAGGCAAATATTGCGAAATTTGCAGTAAAACAGTCAGAGATTTCACCAATAGTTCTGATGAAGAACTTTATCAAGAAATCAAATTGAACAGTAATATTTGTGGTAACTTTAGAGATGATCAACTGAACAGAAATATAGCATTGTCTATTTTCGGAAAATTTGCAATGGGTTTAGTAGCAACGGTTGCCTTTTCAAATACCACAGATGCACAAGAATTAAAAACAGACGAAGAAATAAAAAGAATCGATTTTAAGAAAGGTTTTAGCGGTCTCCGTAAAGTGAATGATACAATTGGGGTTTCTGGTTGGCTAGGTATGCCATCTAAGGAAGATATTGAATCTACACAACCAAGAATTTTTCTAGACGGTTTCAGAATTTCTGAGGATAAAATGAAAAAACTAAATCAAGAAAATATAGAATCAGTTAAGATTCTTGATGAAAAATCAGCAACAGCAATTTATGGAGAAAAAGCTAAATATGGAGCAGTTGTAATTACTTCAAAAAAAATTAAAAGCAAAGCTAAATAA
- a CDS encoding ATP-binding protein, protein MIDNIKPKEATAIVNSLIGGVVPKIGVQHITVGRSEEVNAFISSLEDVKNGHSIAKFWIGDFGSGKSFMLHLLNTVALKQKFVVANADFTPNNRIYANDGKSVLLYSAIMDNIAIQTKPEGGALQTLLEKWIEQVIAKTAEENNIPLTEIRDEKHFNLIQNSIMKTVNEITEVGGFDFGFVIVKYYEGYIKNDELLRRNALKWLKGEYTTKTEARQDLGVREIINDSNYYDMLKNFCKFFVSMGYSGFMINLDEAINLYKISTAAAREKNYEKILSIYNDCFQGKISNLFINFAGTKDFLENERRGLFSYQALKSRLESNKFETLEIRDFAQPVIKLNPLDHNEVFVLLKKLKLIFDFNYKIELNISDEEISAFMEEMFNKPGASEFLTPREVIRDFLNILNIIRQNPEVDKRQLFGDIEISDERPNDVVLDSIEEL, encoded by the coding sequence ATGATAGACAATATTAAACCAAAAGAAGCCACAGCAATCGTTAATTCTCTCATCGGCGGCGTTGTTCCAAAAATCGGCGTTCAGCATATTACCGTTGGAAGATCAGAAGAAGTGAACGCATTCATCAGTTCCCTGGAAGACGTGAAAAACGGTCACAGCATTGCCAAATTCTGGATTGGAGATTTTGGGAGCGGAAAATCGTTTATGCTTCATTTGCTGAATACTGTAGCCTTAAAACAAAAATTTGTAGTTGCGAATGCAGATTTTACACCCAACAACAGAATCTATGCGAACGATGGAAAAAGTGTTCTGCTTTACTCTGCAATTATGGATAATATTGCAATTCAAACCAAACCGGAAGGAGGTGCATTACAGACTCTTTTGGAGAAATGGATTGAACAAGTTATTGCAAAAACTGCTGAAGAAAACAACATTCCATTAACCGAAATCAGAGACGAAAAGCATTTTAATTTGATTCAGAATTCAATAATGAAAACGGTGAACGAAATCACGGAAGTTGGTGGTTTTGACTTTGGATTTGTCATTGTAAAATATTATGAAGGCTATATCAAAAATGATGAATTACTTCGCAGAAACGCTTTGAAATGGCTGAAAGGAGAATACACCACGAAAACAGAAGCAAGACAAGATTTAGGCGTTCGGGAAATCATCAACGATTCCAACTATTACGATATGCTCAAAAATTTCTGCAAGTTCTTTGTGAGTATGGGGTATAGTGGATTTATGATAAATCTGGATGAAGCCATCAATCTTTACAAAATCTCTACAGCAGCAGCCCGCGAGAAAAATTATGAGAAAATTTTATCAATTTATAACGATTGTTTTCAGGGGAAAATTTCAAACTTATTCATCAATTTTGCAGGAACTAAAGATTTCCTGGAGAATGAAAGAAGAGGACTTTTCAGTTATCAGGCTCTGAAATCGAGGTTGGAAAGTAATAAATTTGAGACTTTGGAAATCCGAGATTTTGCACAGCCGGTTATCAAATTAAATCCCTTAGATCACAATGAGGTTTTTGTTCTTCTTAAAAAACTGAAACTCATTTTCGATTTTAATTATAAAATAGAACTCAATATTTCGGACGAAGAAATTTCGGCTTTTATGGAAGAAATGTTCAATAAACCGGGCGCTTCAGAATTTTTAACTCCAAGAGAAGTGATTAGAGATTTTCTAAATATTCTCAATATCATCAGACAAAATCCTGAAGTGGACAAGCGTCAACTTTTTGGAGATATTGAAATTTCTGACGAAAGACCAAACGACGTTGTTTTAGACAGTATTGAAGAATTATGA
- a CDS encoding LptF/LptG family permease: MKKLDRYIIKTFFGPFLFIFSVLFFIFIVNIIWTQMSQLTGKGLTYWEISKFLFYLGINVVSMVLPLTILLSSIMTFGDFGERYELAAMKAAGISLVRVMLPLFVTVSFLAGILFLFSNNVIPDFQRKAKNMMFNIISSKPAINFTPGVFIDQISGYSVKFDKISGVNGEKLEGVFLHKNASPYDDQQTIIATTGKFAPAVDKNYLKLILYKGYVFTDNITNKPYEERKKQPNQSIKFDSLVNHFDISELINNAIEKEKITDDYRFQTYTEVNETLVKNRKGNVATMNSIASPIISQTNNYVEYIDKTKTKDKIKEPYKIDTLKKDKKLEVLWNAYNKIDALKASVDSSENAINDTVKLHNKIVMYQQRIVSYSFTCIIFFLIGASLGSIIRKGGMGLPVVISIIIFIIFYVLNLTVENLSWKGDMDPYLAAWIPNMVLFPFSLWLTYKALTDSQLFDIEKYKALFKPIIDKFAKPKEHQRYQ, from the coding sequence TTGAAAAAATTAGATAGATATATAATCAAGACTTTTTTCGGACCATTTCTGTTTATCTTCAGTGTATTGTTCTTCATTTTTATTGTGAACATTATCTGGACTCAGATGTCGCAACTGACGGGAAAAGGTCTTACTTACTGGGAAATTTCTAAGTTTCTTTTTTATCTGGGAATCAATGTTGTGAGTATGGTTTTGCCGCTTACGATTTTGCTTTCTTCGATTATGACTTTCGGAGATTTTGGTGAGCGCTACGAACTTGCAGCGATGAAAGCAGCTGGAATTTCGCTGGTGCGTGTAATGTTGCCACTTTTTGTCACGGTTTCTTTTCTCGCCGGAATTCTGTTTCTGTTTTCAAACAATGTCATACCGGACTTCCAGCGGAAAGCGAAGAATATGATGTTCAATATCATCTCTTCCAAACCTGCCATCAACTTTACACCAGGCGTTTTTATAGATCAGATTTCTGGATACTCAGTAAAATTCGATAAGATTTCGGGTGTAAATGGCGAAAAGCTTGAAGGTGTTTTTCTTCATAAAAATGCGAGTCCTTATGATGATCAGCAGACGATTATTGCTACAACGGGGAAATTTGCCCCAGCTGTTGATAAAAATTATTTGAAACTGATTCTTTACAAAGGTTATGTTTTCACAGATAATATCACGAACAAACCTTATGAAGAAAGAAAAAAACAGCCCAATCAGTCTATAAAATTTGACAGTTTGGTGAATCATTTTGACATTAGTGAATTGATTAATAACGCTATCGAAAAAGAAAAGATTACAGATGATTACCGTTTCCAAACTTACACAGAAGTCAATGAAACTCTGGTAAAAAACAGAAAAGGTAACGTTGCAACGATGAATTCGATTGCGTCGCCTATTATTTCACAGACTAATAATTATGTGGAATATATCGATAAAACGAAAACTAAAGACAAAATAAAAGAGCCTTATAAAATAGACACTCTTAAAAAAGATAAGAAGCTGGAAGTTCTCTGGAACGCCTATAACAAAATTGATGCTTTGAAAGCTAGTGTAGATTCTAGCGAAAATGCCATCAATGACACCGTAAAACTGCACAATAAGATTGTTATGTACCAGCAGCGTATCGTTTCTTATTCTTTCACTTGTATCATTTTCTTTTTGATTGGTGCCAGTCTGGGTTCTATCATTAGAAAAGGTGGAATGGGATTACCGGTGGTCATATCCATCATTATTTTCATCATTTTTTATGTCCTGAATCTTACTGTAGAAAATTTATCCTGGAAAGGCGATATGGATCCTTATTTGGCAGCTTGGATTCCGAATATGGTATTATTCCCCTTCAGCTTGTGGTTAACTTATAAAGCGCTTACAGACTCACAGTTATTTGATATTGAAAAATACAAAGCGTTGTTCAAGCCTATCATTGATAAATTCGCAAAACCAAAAGAGCACCAGCGTTATCAATAA
- a CDS encoding BRCT domain-containing protein → MTNFENPELQILTNKSRADKAINSLKGILLGIISDDIIDSKEMEELNLWAKDHYDLVNRNPFREFMLLIENTTANEIPTKETVEDLYWLCQKYEHDSIYYKGITSDLQLLQGIFHGILADGEINDNEIYQLHQWLSENEHLNSYYPYDEIRSLVLSIVADKKIEEDERLVLTAFIKQFVELKNSEASEKINTYTADVNISGICAIDPEIIFENKTFCITGILSRGTRTELQNAIQKKGGISVNSISKKTDYLIIGDTNNACWSYSCYGRKVEKALDLRKSGHTIILVHEFDIFDAI, encoded by the coding sequence ATGACCAATTTTGAAAATCCAGAATTGCAGATTCTCACCAACAAATCTCGCGCTGATAAAGCCATTAATTCTCTGAAAGGTATTTTGCTAGGTATTATTTCTGATGATATCATCGATTCGAAAGAGATGGAAGAACTAAATTTGTGGGCAAAAGATCACTATGATTTAGTCAACAGAAATCCTTTTCGGGAATTTATGTTGCTGATAGAAAATACAACTGCTAATGAAATTCCCACTAAAGAAACTGTCGAAGACCTTTATTGGCTCTGTCAAAAGTATGAGCATGACAGCATCTATTACAAAGGAATTACATCTGATCTTCAATTATTGCAAGGAATTTTTCACGGAATTTTGGCTGATGGAGAGATTAATGATAATGAAATCTATCAACTGCACCAATGGCTTTCTGAGAATGAACATTTGAATTCCTATTATCCTTATGACGAAATCAGAAGTTTAGTTTTGTCCATAGTTGCAGATAAGAAAATAGAGGAAGATGAAAGATTGGTTTTAACCGCCTTCATCAAACAATTTGTTGAATTGAAAAACTCTGAAGCCTCTGAGAAAATTAATACTTATACTGCAGATGTAAACATTTCAGGAATTTGTGCTATTGACCCAGAAATAATTTTTGAAAATAAAACGTTCTGTATTACCGGAATTTTGAGCAGGGGAACCAGAACGGAGCTCCAAAATGCCATTCAGAAAAAAGGCGGAATTTCAGTAAATTCTATTTCTAAAAAAACAGATTATCTCATTATAGGAGATACCAATAATGCTTGCTGGAGCTATTCCTGCTATGGTAGAAAAGTGGAAAAAGCTTTAGATTTAAGAAAGTCCGGGCACACGATTATACTTGTCCACGAGTTTGATATTTTCGATGCTATTTAA
- a CDS encoding peptidoglycan DD-metalloendopeptidase family protein — translation MNTLEDILQKQTDVKVIDASIDTKDYVAIDLSAPHTDTLNLDLTNAEKFEEFIEEHLLENKAKVAFGGYLERRNLYKRSENFNAENTEERNIHLGLDLWIKAGTSVLSALDGTVHSFQNNTFLGDYGPTIILQHQIEGIIFYTLYGHLSLESLDGKSEGQPLKKGEKIAELGKPPVNGDYAPHLHFQIIKDLENKKGDYPGVCSSEDLDFYKENCPDPNLLLKIKE, via the coding sequence ATGAACACATTAGAAGATATTCTCCAAAAGCAAACCGACGTAAAAGTGATTGACGCTTCCATCGACACCAAAGATTATGTGGCGATTGATCTCTCGGCTCCGCATACGGATACTTTAAATCTGGATCTTACCAATGCAGAAAAATTTGAAGAATTTATTGAAGAGCATCTATTAGAAAATAAGGCGAAAGTAGCTTTTGGCGGTTATCTGGAAAGGCGAAATCTGTATAAAAGAAGTGAAAATTTTAATGCCGAAAATACAGAAGAGAGAAACATTCATCTCGGTCTGGATTTGTGGATCAAAGCAGGAACTTCTGTGTTAAGTGCTCTGGATGGCACCGTTCACAGTTTTCAAAACAATACTTTCCTGGGCGATTATGGTCCAACGATTATTCTTCAACACCAAATAGAAGGCATTATTTTTTATACGCTGTACGGTCATCTCAGCTTGGAAAGTCTCGATGGAAAAAGTGAAGGTCAACCCTTAAAAAAAGGAGAAAAAATTGCCGAACTCGGAAAACCGCCTGTGAATGGCGATTATGCGCCACATCTGCATTTTCAGATCATCAAAGATTTAGAAAATAAAAAAGGCGATTATCCCGGCGTCTGCAGTTCAGAAGATCTCGATTTTTATAAAGAAAATTGCCCGGATCCGAATCTCTTGTTGAAGATTAAGGAGTAG
- a CDS encoding Rossmann-fold NAD(P)-binding domain-containing protein produces the protein MKNLGIIGFGWLGNHIAERLSNRYHIFATTTTPSKAEDLSSKGYHATLASFPNELDSEMKPWEVAKDLDAIIISVPFSGLRGAQIPMNDKRQNLLNFLGDYKGQLFLMSSTGVYLQTEKEFAEHDQLTQEVESENFILEKFPQTNILRLAGLMGDQRLLKNYNISNLDLLVNHIHYADICSVVEKMLENQSQSKVYNIVAPIHPNKEEVINAQKDLPYNGERATTGRTISPAKLIQELDFEFQYPDPRYFHL, from the coding sequence ATGAAAAACCTAGGAATCATCGGCTTCGGCTGGCTCGGCAATCACATAGCAGAAAGATTATCAAACCGATACCACATCTTCGCAACCACCACAACTCCATCCAAAGCCGAAGACCTGAGCTCCAAAGGTTATCACGCAACTTTAGCCAGTTTCCCGAACGAATTGGATTCCGAGATGAAACCGTGGGAAGTAGCAAAAGACTTAGATGCCATCATCATCAGCGTTCCGTTTTCAGGACTTCGGGGTGCGCAGATTCCGATGAATGACAAACGTCAAAACCTGCTCAATTTCTTGGGCGATTATAAGGGTCAATTGTTTTTAATGAGTTCGACTGGCGTTTATCTTCAGACCGAAAAAGAATTTGCCGAACACGATCAACTCACACAGGAAGTAGAAAGCGAAAATTTCATTTTAGAAAAATTCCCTCAAACCAATATTCTGAGATTAGCAGGATTAATGGGTGATCAAAGGCTTCTCAAGAATTACAACATTTCCAACCTCGATTTGCTGGTTAATCATATTCATTACGCTGATATCTGTAGTGTTGTGGAAAAAATGTTGGAGAATCAATCTCAATCCAAAGTTTACAATATCGTCGCACCCATTCATCCGAACAAAGAGGAAGTGATCAATGCACAGAAAGATTTGCCTTACAATGGTGAACGCGCCACCACAGGCAGAACCATCTCACCCGCAAAACTGATTCAGGAATTGGATTTTGAGTTTCAATATCCCGATCCGCGATATTTTCATTTGTAA
- a CDS encoding tellurite resistance TerB C-terminal domain-containing protein — protein sequence MSNNDLYIYNNEESIIDVSENISIPINFSDLPISEPINLELNRENEIRNSDDWKLGKKYIKKLNLTPEQSEILDKLWFGNNVFNEIEYCRIQILKQFLRAIEYLEKNCIPFNKAYSTVIIELSEIIVALQYNYRKESLNYRFTYDSVQTEIYNHILKLCENNVREVYGIKRKINTDFNYSSPDILDKFNKKIVSKLDIFLKENQGQILDADSRTNIILNENNTNRWKDKFEIIKEYYSNSIAFEREIFRLTDVNIRNPSVDTIFFEASKFIAEYDKTCSLRLYIHYLEKDLQSPKFDNKQLNKTIQKNLFTTKEQLVDFEKILSQFISDRNLEAAIKNVNELYLPKRKKIVINRKAIEDVQKLDLETSKLLGELLSDDFEDENISIKTEETENQEEITFNIINKNSEPQILKYLEELNLTDIHKEILDLFEKQSFNILQTELEDFIKSKNLFMGSTIDSINDCCFEILDDVLIEEDEDYFTINTDYYKKLLNNDRQY from the coding sequence ATGTCAAATAATGATTTGTACATCTACAACAATGAGGAATCCATCATTGATGTTTCGGAAAATATAAGTATTCCTATTAATTTTAGCGATTTACCAATTTCTGAACCTATTAATTTAGAATTGAACAGAGAAAATGAAATACGAAATTCTGATGATTGGAAATTAGGAAAAAAATATATTAAGAAACTCAATCTTACTCCAGAACAGTCGGAGATTCTGGATAAACTTTGGTTCGGGAATAATGTTTTTAACGAAATAGAATATTGTAGAATTCAAATTCTGAAGCAATTTTTACGAGCGATTGAATATTTAGAGAAAAATTGTATTCCATTTAATAAAGCGTACTCAACAGTCATTATTGAACTTTCGGAAATTATCGTAGCGTTGCAATATAATTATAGGAAGGAAAGTCTAAATTACAGATTTACTTACGATTCTGTTCAGACGGAAATTTACAATCATATTTTGAAATTGTGTGAAAATAATGTACGAGAAGTTTATGGAATCAAACGAAAAATCAACACCGATTTCAATTACAGTAGTCCTGACATTCTTGATAAGTTTAATAAAAAAATAGTTTCTAAGCTTGATATTTTTCTCAAAGAAAATCAAGGTCAAATTCTGGATGCAGATTCTAGAACCAATATTATTCTTAACGAAAATAATACGAACCGATGGAAAGATAAATTCGAAATCATCAAAGAATATTACTCCAATTCTATTGCTTTTGAAAGGGAAATTTTTCGATTGACAGATGTTAATATTAGAAATCCTTCTGTTGACACGATATTTTTTGAAGCTTCAAAATTCATTGCGGAATATGATAAAACTTGTTCTCTCCGACTTTATATTCATTACTTAGAAAAAGATCTGCAATCGCCAAAGTTTGACAACAAACAATTGAATAAAACTATTCAGAAAAATCTATTCACAACTAAAGAACAACTTGTAGATTTTGAAAAGATTTTGAGTCAATTCATTTCAGATAGAAATTTAGAAGCTGCGATTAAAAATGTTAATGAATTATACTTGCCAAAGAGAAAGAAAATTGTCATCAACAGAAAAGCAATCGAAGATGTTCAAAAATTAGATTTAGAAACATCTAAGTTATTGGGAGAACTTTTAAGTGATGATTTTGAAGATGAAAATATATCCATTAAAACTGAGGAAACTGAAAATCAGGAAGAAATTACTTTCAATATAATTAACAAAAACTCAGAACCACAAATTTTAAAATATCTGGAAGAACTCAATTTAACAGATATCCATAAAGAAATTTTGGACTTATTTGAAAAACAAAGTTTCAACATTTTACAAACTGAATTAGAAGATTTTATCAAATCAAAAAACCTGTTCATGGGTTCAACAATTGATTCAATTAATGATTGTTGTTTTGAAATCCTTGATGATGTTCTGATAGAAGAAGACGAAGATTATTTTACAATAAATACAGATTATTACAAAAAACTTTTAAACAATGATAGACAATATTAA
- a CDS encoding NADP-dependent glyceraldehyde-3-phosphate dehydrogenase: MSSVQSNFNNLFKSENEIPEEYKVPIIHQREYLLNGELVQWNGDVTEIYSPVCIPTKNGLERKLLGSIPNIGPKEALDVLDACVKAYDNGLGEWPTMSVEDRIKCMQKFVYLMIKERDLVIKLLMWEIGKTLPDSTKEFDRTVDYINQTIDALKDLDRESSRFQQAEGTIAQIRRAPLGVVLSMGPFNYPLNEIFTTLIPALIMGNTILFKLPKHGVLAHYPLLKAFQEAFPKGTVNTLYGKGSEIITPIMESGKVNVLAFIGSSKVANGLKKLHPKVNRLRAILSLDAKNAAIVTKNANLDVAVSECILGSLSFNGQRCTALKLIFVQKDVAEEFTQKLTAAVSAMKGGLPWEKDVKITPLPEVNKPLYLEECIADAVSKGAKVLNENGGYNEASFVFPAIVYPVNDQMKLYHEEQFGPVIPVVPFDDIDEPIDYQVNADHGMQVSIFSEDPMETSKLIDAFVNLVSRVNINCQAQRGPDVFPFTGRKDSAEGTLSVFDALRSFSIRSLVAAKITDSNKELLNTIVRDHDSNFLSTDYIF; the protein is encoded by the coding sequence ATGAGTTCAGTACAAAGCAATTTCAACAATTTATTCAAATCAGAAAACGAAATCCCGGAAGAATATAAAGTTCCCATCATCCATCAGAGAGAATATCTTCTCAATGGCGAATTAGTACAATGGAACGGCGATGTTACAGAAATCTATTCGCCGGTTTGCATCCCAACAAAAAACGGATTGGAAAGAAAACTTCTAGGAAGCATCCCGAATATCGGTCCGAAAGAAGCATTGGATGTTTTGGATGCCTGTGTAAAAGCCTATGACAATGGACTTGGTGAATGGCCAACGATGTCTGTAGAAGACAGAATCAAATGTATGCAGAAGTTTGTTTATCTGATGATTAAAGAACGTGATCTGGTTATCAAACTCCTGATGTGGGAAATCGGTAAAACCCTACCCGATTCTACAAAAGAATTTGACAGAACTGTAGATTATATCAACCAAACCATTGATGCTTTGAAAGATCTGGACAGAGAGTCTTCCCGCTTCCAACAAGCAGAAGGAACAATTGCTCAAATCCGTAGAGCGCCGCTTGGTGTTGTGTTGAGTATGGGACCTTTCAATTATCCATTAAATGAGATCTTTACAACTTTGATTCCTGCCTTGATTATGGGAAATACGATTTTGTTCAAATTACCAAAACACGGCGTTCTCGCTCATTATCCTTTATTGAAAGCTTTTCAGGAAGCATTTCCAAAAGGAACAGTGAATACATTATATGGAAAAGGTTCAGAAATCATCACGCCAATTATGGAAAGCGGAAAAGTGAATGTTTTGGCTTTTATTGGTTCCAGTAAAGTCGCCAATGGTTTGAAAAAACTTCATCCAAAAGTTAATCGTTTACGAGCAATCTTAAGTCTTGATGCAAAAAACGCTGCGATTGTCACAAAAAACGCCAACTTGGATGTTGCTGTGAGCGAATGTATTTTAGGATCACTATCATTCAATGGACAACGTTGTACAGCTTTGAAACTGATATTTGTACAAAAAGATGTGGCGGAAGAATTTACTCAGAAATTAACAGCAGCTGTTTCGGCTATGAAAGGTGGATTGCCTTGGGAAAAAGATGTGAAAATCACACCACTTCCGGAAGTCAACAAACCACTATATTTGGAAGAATGTATTGCTGATGCTGTTTCAAAAGGAGCCAAAGTACTGAATGAAAATGGCGGTTACAACGAAGCTTCTTTTGTTTTCCCTGCCATAGTTTATCCTGTGAATGACCAAATGAAATTGTACCACGAAGAGCAATTCGGTCCAGTGATTCCGGTTGTGCCTTTTGATGATATTGATGAACCAATCGATTATCAAGTGAACGCAGACCACGGAATGCAGGTAAGTATTTTCAGCGAAGATCCAATGGAAACTTCAAAACTGATTGATGCTTTTGTAAACTTAGTAAGCCGTGTGAATATCAATTGTCAGGCGCAAAGAGGTCCGGACGTTTTCCCTTTCACAGGAAGAAAAGACAGCGCAGAAGGAACACTTTCTGTTTTTGATGCATTAAGATCTTTCTCCATCAGATCTTTGGTTGCTGCGAAAATCACAGATTCTAACAAAGAATTACTGAACACGATTGTCCGAGATCACGATTCTAATTTCCTGAGTACCGATTATATTTTTTAA
- the pelA gene encoding pectate lyase: protein MKSTFLLILNLTVLSCTAQTKDTLAEKVLLYQLPNGGWGKQLDKKAVDYSLPINKALLSKIKASGDDHATIDNNATTKEITILIKAYESTKNPTYIKSAEKGINYLLTMQYANGGFPQYYPNSAIYRKQITYNDNAMINALSILYNVTEGKNGFEVIDENLKTKSQSAVAKGIDCILKTQFVQKGKPTIWGDQYNEITLKPEKARAFEPASLASAESVSIVKFLMMQPATPEIEKAVKFAIQWFKTNKIEGYSYNVVKKDNKAVRTLAEDKNSVIWARFYDLETNKPIFGDRDGSVKYNYNDISEERRNGYSWFVDSPQKLIEKDYPIWLEKNQLTE, encoded by the coding sequence ATGAAATCAACGTTTCTATTGATACTAAATTTAACAGTGTTGTCTTGTACCGCACAGACAAAAGATACTTTAGCAGAGAAAGTATTGTTGTATCAACTGCCTAATGGTGGTTGGGGAAAGCAGCTGGACAAAAAGGCGGTGGACTACAGTTTACCCATCAACAAAGCCTTGTTGAGCAAAATAAAAGCTTCCGGAGACGACCACGCCACCATAGACAACAATGCGACCACGAAAGAGATCACAATCCTCATTAAGGCCTACGAATCTACCAAAAATCCTACCTACATTAAGTCTGCAGAAAAAGGAATCAACTATCTCCTGACGATGCAATATGCCAACGGTGGTTTCCCTCAATACTATCCCAACTCTGCTATCTATCGAAAGCAAATCACTTATAATGATAATGCAATGATTAATGCTTTGAGCATTTTATACAACGTTACGGAAGGCAAAAATGGTTTTGAAGTTATAGATGAAAATTTAAAGACTAAATCCCAATCAGCCGTTGCAAAAGGTATAGACTGCATCCTGAAAACGCAGTTCGTCCAAAAAGGAAAACCAACCATCTGGGGAGATCAATACAACGAAATCACTTTGAAACCAGAAAAAGCAAGAGCTTTTGAACCCGCTTCACTGGCAAGTGCAGAATCGGTAAGTATTGTTAAATTTTTGATGATGCAACCTGCGACTCCTGAGATTGAGAAAGCCGTAAAGTTTGCAATCCAATGGTTCAAAACCAATAAAATAGAAGGGTACAGCTACAACGTTGTAAAGAAAGATAACAAAGCTGTAAGAACTTTGGCAGAGGATAAGAACTCTGTCATTTGGGCAAGATTCTATGATTTGGAAACGAACAAACCAATCTTCGGCGACCGAGACGGAAGCGTCAAATACAATTACAACGATATCTCAGAAGAAAGAAGAAATGGCTACAGCTGGTTTGTGGACAGTCCACAAAAACTGATTGAAAAAGATTACCCGATTTGGTTGGAAAAGAATCAATTGACTGAGTAA
- a CDS encoding DoxX family protein, whose protein sequence is METSTIKTIAKYGLGAMLISAGIGHLTFARKEFQAQVPEWVPLEKDDTVVYSGIVEIAMGVAVIATPKKYESLVGKAVAGLFTAVFPGNYTQYKERRNAFGLNTDNKRFARLFMQPALIAWALKSTDGK, encoded by the coding sequence ATGGAAACAAGTACAATCAAAACCATCGCAAAATACGGATTAGGTGCAATGTTGATTTCTGCAGGAATCGGACATCTCACCTTCGCTAGAAAAGAATTCCAAGCCCAAGTTCCGGAATGGGTGCCATTGGAAAAGGATGACACTGTAGTTTATTCAGGAATCGTGGAAATCGCAATGGGTGTCGCAGTTATCGCAACACCAAAGAAATATGAATCGCTTGTTGGAAAAGCAGTAGCTGGATTATTCACCGCCGTTTTTCCTGGGAATTATACTCAATACAAAGAAAGAAGAAACGCCTTCGGACTAAACACAGACAATAAAAGGTTCGCCAGATTATTTATGCAACCCGCTTTGATTGCTTGGGCATTGAAGTCGACGGATGGTAAATAA